The Vigna angularis cultivar LongXiaoDou No.4 chromosome 6, ASM1680809v1, whole genome shotgun sequence genome contains the following window.
tttcagattatataatctgaaagttaaataaatttcgagttcaaaattcaaaaatcatttttaacttttaaattacataTCCCAGAAAAGTCAAAAACGGAATTTTGTTTACATGCTAATCCAGAGATAAATTTGTGGCGGTACAGAAATAAAATACCTCAAAAGTAAGTAAATATGTAAAGATAATGAGTTCgtacgaaaaagaaaaaaaaaagaacaaaaataagttCCGACTAAACTGTCACCCTGTAATTACTGTGAAACAGAAATAGTAAAAAGATTACTAGGTCCAGTTTAACATAGAAAAAGCCAATCTGGtagtaaaaatgttaaataaaattattttcggAGAACAAAAAAGGTAATAAATATTGActgtatttttatatattaatattaaaaaatataaattttacaatttaagttaaaaattaaatataaaagatattaattatttgtcaATCCCACCAAGTTTGCTGATAATAAGAACTACCGATCTTTATCACCGGGAAGATAGTCCATAATTTCCATTTTCATGGTGTGCTCAATGTGACAGTGAACACAAACCAGTGAGTGCTACCCATTGGGTTAAGTTGTTATCAACATTTCAACCACTCGATCGAATTCTGAAACGTCGCATGATTACAACGCCACGGAGATTGCAGCATAGTTCGTGAGGCAATTCAGAGCCGAATTGCCTCTCAATTCACCTACCCATGAACTGTAACCATGCCACCTTCATTTCGGTCTCATTCCCGCCACCAAGTTCCGTGCTTTTCCCAAAACGCACTTCCGCAATCCTCACGCCGAAGAAAACCCTTTTGGCCAGGAACGTGAGACTCAGAGTCAGAGCAAGCGCTTCAAAGGGTGATGGTAATGCTCAGGCAGCAAATTGGTCCCAGTGGGTCCCTGTAGGATCTTTCGCCGCCGACAAAGTTTTCAGATTGATCGCCGGCGCCACAGCAAGTCCCATTGGCCAGTTTGTTGCGTACCCCACCACGTTTCTTCACTCTGTCGACCCTCGAGTCAAATTGGTCAGTCATGTATTATCAATTTCGGCACTTAAAGCTTGTGCTTTTATCTATTATGTTTTCTGCTGAGTTTTGATTATCAAGGAATAAACGAACAATTTGGTCTTTATCCTCTTTGTTAAATAATCTTCCTTGtacttataaaattatgtaagtAGTCTCTACAATACTAGAAGTCATGTCGCAGAGTTTCTTAAGTAAtgaaaaacatttcaaatttagTCTCTTATATGAAATAATCAACCGAGGAACTAGATTGATGGCTATTCAATATTTAAGAACTATCCAGGAGAAAATGTCATACTTAGGGACTAAATTGATGATTTATTCCATAGTAGATGTTAACTGTCCAGTGTTTTAGTTTTGGGTttgcaatattttttttataagaatggGAAAATGAAACTTGTGATGACTGCTATGATCATCGTTTTAGCAGAGAAATTGGTGAATGCATTGTGTGAACTGAGAGAGTTAAGTGAGAGTGTTATTCCGCatgatacaaatattttaaggCTGTGTTTGCTTTACCATTTGACCTCTCCTAGCTAAAGTTTTTTCAATAAACTCGGTTTGGTTTTTCTTAGAAATTTGTTTGCGCACTTATATTAGCCGTGTTTCAATTCGAAGCAATACCAAGGTTGCTTTTTAAAACCCAGTTTGCAAAATAAAATGCATTCAAGCTTATGACTAAAAATAATCCAAATGTGCGCAAAGTTTGTTCATGCAACCGTGGCTTTGGTTGGCTTCTGCTGACAGTAGTTTGTGATAGTTTTTGATAAAGAGAAATGCAACAACTAACCAGTAATTGAAACATAAGAATAAAGCATTGGGTGAGCCGATTCCGTTTACCATCTACGTATTGATCAGCCGCAGAATTGGACTGGTAGTGAAGTTGCTTTTGGTAcatgtttgatttatttcacTTTGTGATGCTTAACGTCAGAGTTCTTATCAGCTATAAATTGCGGCAAATATTTTGACAGTTGTTAATACATGGGTTGTGTAGCTGGAATGTTTGAATTGTTTGTTTTGGCTGCTTGGGTTATGTGTTTTTGTGACCAATCAGTCTGATTTCACAGGTATGGCTTTTAGCTCTGGTTGTTCTACCTGCAAGGTCTCACATAATTATGCGATTTGGATTAGTGATATACTTGACTTTGCTTTCAATGTGGGTTCTACCAAGAAATGCTTGGACGGTAAATAATTGTTAACCCTTGACTTATCTAACTCTGGAAGTGGGATCATATTCATATATGTATGGATTGTTCACATTGCTTAATTATGGTTGGTTGTTTATCATTAATTTCGGGGCTGTTGGAATTAATAGTCCAAGGATGTTTGATCTCTCAGTTAAAGCTTTGCATTGTGTTTCATTTGATgttcactatttttttaaccATCATGTTAATTGCTTTTTCCTCTCCCCTCTATTCTAAATTGTTCATGGCATTTCTTATTCTTAATGCTTATCTATGATTTGAGTTAGCTCTTACCATATCATAAATGAGTTGGATTTTCCTTTATGTTGTATGAAATCTATCTGGTTGTTGGCtgtttattctatttatttattttttcttttttatcttgaaGTGATGTGTTGATTGGAGAAATTTCCTGATAATTTCTCTTGTAGGATCAACTGGGAAGAGTTTATTTGCTATCTGGATTACTATTCATAACATTAGGGCTAGGTTCAGATGGTGTACCCGCACTTGTTCAGTTGAGAACGCCACCCCCTGCAATGATGGGGCTTCCTAATCTTCCTGTATCTTTATCAGGTTATGCGTATACAATCACAAAGTTAGGTCCATTAACATTTACCAGGAAAGGCCTATCTGTAGCAAGCACTGTTGCATGTTTGACTTTTACTGTAAGTTGTTCTCTGTATTTCTGCCATTTCTTTTCATTTACTGATGGAAGCTTCCTAAAACAATAGAACTTTTATGATTCTGACTTTCTGAGAATTTGGTCTGCATTTCTTTGGAAGGTATTTCAAAGTGCAAGTCTCTGCCTCACAACTACCACACCCGAACAACTAGCATTTGCATTACGATGGTTTATGCTCCCTCTGAGACACATCGGTGTTTCTGTGTCAGAAATTGTGCTTACACTTTTACTCTCATTGAGGTTTATCAGTCTCGTTTTTGATGAGGTAGGAGATTAAGGATTTTACGTACAACAGTATCATTTGATAAACATAGTTTTCATCTGAATTTGACAAATATACAGCTTGTTTTAATTGTTTCAAATTTATATGCTTCCATGATTACTAAAACGACCATGCCCAGGCACAGGTGTGGTGCCTATTTTGATAGATATTGCTGATTGCTGATTACTGATGCagtctattttattttatttttatttatttttaattagtgttGCTGATTGCTTACTAGCAGCTGTGATGTGTTTGAATTATTGTAATAAACATTGCATCTTGTTGcaagaaattagggttttggatGTTGTATTTGTTTATGAATAACGAATCAGAAAACTGTTATCTTAATTAATTGGGGCTGAGATGATTAGAGAAGTAAGACATGCTGCCGATAAATAATAGATGTGAGAAAGGGGTATCTTTTCAATTGAGAAGAGTTAGAGACTTAGGGTATTGGGAGGTTCAGTAAGGAACTCAGAGGGATCAAACTTATGGATGTTATGGGAAAGTAAACAGAGCAGTACAAGATATCTTCCTGATTTCTACAATTTTGAAGTACAACCAAACAGGAACGAGACAATGTCTCGTTTAATAAAGTTTTCAGTTGTTACTGATGTTTGTATTAGATTTAGCAAAggcaataaataattttcagaaAGACTGTTTATTAGCAATTTTTCATACTATGGTGGCAAGGTTGGCCTAGATATTAGCAAGTACAACACACAAGTagataatagtaataaatatgtgaattaataaaaattctttGGCAAATGGAAGTAAAATTGGACATTTCGTCAACTTAAACTGCTATGCTTAATCCATTCATTTTCCTTTTGCTGTACTCTTTAAAATCCATACTTCATATTGTTTTGTTGCAGGTCCGGAACATTGCTTTGGGGATTGTATCCCGTAGGATAAATTGGAAGCAGCTGACTGTTATGGAGACCATTGATAGTAAGTAAATATGCAAAAAATGTTGttcttttttataatcatttctCGACTTTCCAGCTAACTAGGTGATGGATATTATTTGGTTAATAATTTTGCATAAAACTCATTTAGATTCTTTAGAAGAAAAAGTATTAACTCGCACCAAATCACAGAAATGACCAGTTTCTTGCTATTCCAGAGTTTAGACACCCAAAGATTATCTTTATCCAGAAAACTACTGAACTCCTCCCTGTCTCCCAACACTACCACAGcaataaaaacgaaaaatatTTAACTGTCTGCATAATTAATATTGTACCGGTCGTACATAATTGTTTGTTTgcataattaaatatgtaattttccTAAAGTCCTACATAAAGCCCCATGGTTGAGCCCCACATTCTACACCCTCTTCTAGAATATACTTTCCAAACACAAGGTTACTGGAACGAGTATAAGTACTGTCTGATGAGTAGTCTAGGCTTTAGAAATTGATACAATGGAGTGCTTATCGTAACACATTTGTAAGGATAATTATACTGGCAATCGCCATCTTTGGCTGCCTATTCATGAACTAAGTTTACTTTTCTTTGAATAGCACTTACATTTTGATGTTATGTGGCATGGATCTTATACTCATAGTTTATCTATTACAGTTGTTCAAccattttgttatattaaaatgacagtatttaaaaaattgtcaatattTGGATTGATACATGAATTGCTACATTTACCTTATATGACATGTTAGTGTAATGAACTATGCTAGTCTTATTCTAAACACAATAACGAATGCCAGTGTAATAATCTCAATGAACTTTCTTCTCTGTAATGCTAACAGGCACATGTACCTCCTTTTAAATGACAGTATGATAGCAAAATAGGAATTTTTTTGCATGCAGTATAATTAggattttatattatatga
Protein-coding sequences here:
- the LOC108341170 gene encoding protein ABCI12, chloroplastic isoform X3, which codes for MNCNHATFISVSFPPPSSVLFPKRTSAILTPKKTLLARNVRLRVRASASKGDGNAQAANWSQWVPVGSFAADKVFRLIAGATASPIGQFVAYPTTFLHSVDPRVKLVWLLALVVLPARSHIIMRFGLVIYLTLLSMWVLPRNAWTDQLGRVYLLSGLLFITLGLGSDGVPALVQLRTPPPAMMGLPNLPVSLSGYAYTITKLGPLTFTRKGLSVASTVACLTFTVFQSASLCLTTTTPEQLAFALRWFMLPLRHIGVSVSEIVLTLLLSLRFISLVFDEVRNIALGIVSRRINWKQLTVMETIDSYDSQRF
- the LOC108341170 gene encoding protein ABCI12, chloroplastic isoform X2, encoding MNCNHATFISVSFPPPSSVLFPKRTSAILTPKKTLLARNVRLRVRASASKGDGNAQAANWSQWVPVGSFAADKVFRLIAGATASPIGQFVAYPTTFLHSVDPRVKLDQLGRVYLLSGLLFITLGLGSDGVPALVQLRTPPPAMMGLPNLPVSLSGYAYTITKLGPLTFTRKGLSVASTVACLTFTVFQSASLCLTTTTPEQLAFALRWFMLPLRHIGVSVSEIVLTLLLSLRFISLVFDEVRNIALGIVSRRINWKQLTVMETIDIFFNYFRRIFKNIFSHADQISQAMIVRGFKGDSGSHKIYFLSESSFGMVDAICLLFLTVLIGAALLSEYYLV
- the LOC108341170 gene encoding protein ABCI12, chloroplastic isoform X1, producing MNCNHATFISVSFPPPSSVLFPKRTSAILTPKKTLLARNVRLRVRASASKGDGNAQAANWSQWVPVGSFAADKVFRLIAGATASPIGQFVAYPTTFLHSVDPRVKLVWLLALVVLPARSHIIMRFGLVIYLTLLSMWVLPRNAWTDQLGRVYLLSGLLFITLGLGSDGVPALVQLRTPPPAMMGLPNLPVSLSGYAYTITKLGPLTFTRKGLSVASTVACLTFTVFQSASLCLTTTTPEQLAFALRWFMLPLRHIGVSVSEIVLTLLLSLRFISLVFDEVRNIALGIVSRRINWKQLTVMETIDIFFNYFRRIFKNIFSHADQISQAMIVRGFKGDSGSHKIYFLSESSFGMVDAICLLFLTVLIGAALLSEYYLV